ATTTAAAAAACATGCCACCTTTTCCGGTTGAGAAACGATTGTAGTTATAAGAGGGGGATAATCATGTGATCAATTCTTTTGCGGGTCTTCCATATTCTGATCTGTCCGGTAAATAAAAGCAAACACTTCAGCTACAGCATGGTAAAGTTCTTCCGGAATCGTCTCATTTATATTTAACTCTGACAGCAGTTCTACCATTGAGGAATCTTCCTGAATTGGCACATTATTTTCCCGGGCTTTTTCTATAATACTTTCGGCAACTAAACCCTTACCGGTCGCAGTAACTTTGGGTGCGTTGTCAAGATCCTGATTATACCTGAGTGCAGTAGCCTTTTTTCGTTTTTCAGTCATATCCGGTAATCCACCCCCTGGTATGCATTTTGATACGCTGCCTTTGCGGTTTCAAGACTGGATGGTTTGTCATGATGAATTGGTTTAACTGTAACGGTTGAGAGCTTGTAATCAAGTTTCTCTAAACCTTCTTTTAACATCGGCTTAAGGAAAGCAGACTGTTCTGATACATGTTTTTGATCATTAAATATCGTTATAGCAACAGCACGCTTTTGTATATTCATATCAATAACCGTTTCTTTTAAATTTGATAGATTCAAATAAAACACGATACGACAAAAATCCGGATTGATTTCACCATCTTCTGTTCTCTTGCCTTCAAATTCAAGCTGCATATCATCCGTTAAACCGAGCTTTTCCGCAGGGAGTTGCAAATTTGCCTGAATAACATTTGAACTCTCATTTACAGATTGGATTTGCAGACCATTAATCAAGTTTAATAGCTGCTGGGAGCGATCATGTAATGTTCCATCAGATTTCTGAATCATCTGCAGTAACATGGATTTAATCGTGTTTGATTGCTGTTGCATCATATCTTCAGCAAGCAGATTTTCATGATTTAAACCAGTGAATCGTAACACGTTTTGCAGATGACTTAGAAATTGATCTTTTGGGGTCTGATAAAAAAATGACTCACCTAGTTTAAGATTCGATAAAACTTGCTCTGCTTGCATATAAGTTTGGCGATCAGCCATCGTTGTGAGGGTCGTTAAAAGTTGCCGCAATTGGACCGGATTATTTTGCAAAAGCTTTGTAATTTGCTGTTGCTGCTCATTTGACAGCAGTGGCAATAGAGAACTTGTCAACTGCTGCTTCAGCTGTGTAAATTGCTGGCTTGTCAAGGCTGTTCTATTCGTGGCACTTTGCCCCAATAAAGATGACCAGCTTTGCAATATTTTTGCTGCTTCACTTCTTACTGCTGTTTGATTCGTATTCATTTGTTCAAGTGTGTTAATTATGTTTGTACTATTTAGTTGAAAAGGTAACTGTGCAGTGGATCCATTATTTTTCTGTGCAAATGAAGTCCATTCTGATTTCCATGCGGTGAAATCTACCGTTGGATCGACAGTTCCCGCAACTTTCAACATGTTAAAAAACGATTGGCTGTTATTCGAAACTTCCGTCTGGATATGGTTAACCAGTGCGTTTCCAGCGTTTAATGGCCGCTCAACCAGTTGACTTAGCCGGTTTATTAAATCTTGTTGAAGCTGCGTTATATCGGGAACGTGTCTCAACTGATTCAGTAATGCTTTCATTTGATCCGTTAATCCGCTTGTATTTTTCGTTGTTAATGCCTGAAATACCGAATCTGTTATCGGTAATCGTGCAGCAATCATTTCCTTTAGAACTTGCTGGGACTGTGTTTTATTTCCGGAACGATCCAATAATTGGAAAGCCTTCGCAAGCTGTTCTTTTGAAAATGGAATTTTTTCGTTAATCAGCGTCTTCATAAATGCAGCGTTAGATTTTGAAAGTTTAAGTCCAAGCTGCTGAAATAGATTCGCAATATTAGTATCAGTTTGCTTTTTTAATTGATTGCCAATTACTTTTAGATAAATA
The genomic region above belongs to Virgibacillus doumboii and contains:
- a CDS encoding EscU/YscU/HrcU family type III secretion system export apparatus switch protein, which encodes MTEKRKKATALRYNQDLDNAPKVTATGKGLVAESIIEKARENNVPIQEDSSMVELLSELNINETIPEELYHAVAEVFAFIYRTDQNMEDPQKN